A stretch of DNA from Flavobacteriaceae bacterium MAR_2009_75:
ATAAGACCATCACACCCAGAAATCATTCCTGCCAATAACGATATCGGAGGGCCGGGAAGTAATAACGGTGTTCTGATTATTGGTGAAAAAGGTATTATTTCTACCAATATTAACGATAGTAGTCCATTGACTCCCAAATTATATTTGAACGACGGCACTACTGATTTCGGCCCGGAAACCGAGCCCAATGATGAGCCGGAATACGGTCACCAACGCTTGTGGGTCGATGCCTGTAAAGCTGGATTTGGTAGCAAAGAACATAAAGGCTTAACTTCTTCTTTCGATTATGCCGGCCCTATGACAGAAACCGTATTGATGGGTAATTTGGCCATTCGCAGTTATATGCTAAGAAAAGAAGATAGTGAAGGTAAGATGGACTTCTACGCCCGTAAAAAGTTATTATGGGATGGAGAGAATATGCGAATTACTAACTTAGAGGAAGCGAATCAATTCGTGGGTAGAACTTACCGCGAGGGCTTTGAACTTTAATTTCTAGTTATTATTTCAATTAATTTACTACGGGAAGCTGACATAGCTTCCCGTTTTATATACAATTCGTTTTTCTTCGGGTATCGATGACGTAAATAATCTGCCAACCTTTTTCTAAGTCTTTAATCAACTGAAACGAATTAACCCCGCAGTGATGAAATTTACCATCTAAATAAAATTTATAATCCGTCCAAGCATTGGCCATAGGCCCGTCAATTTGAATGGAATAATTGGTTATCGCTTCTTCAAATTTTGTGCTTTTCGGAATAGCTACTATTGATTTTAAAAATTCGTTCAAGTTTTTTGATTTCACCATAGGATTATCCATATCATCCATTGCTATAGTTTGGATGATAATAGAATCTGAAACCGTTTGTTTTATTTGAACCGAGTCTTGTGCATGAAAGCCATCGAAGAATTTCTCGATAGTATTCTGTACCTCCATAACTTCCGAATCTTGCGACCAAGAGCCTATTGAAACCAGAATGAAGGATAGAACTAGTAGTATTCTCATGATTTGTATGGTTTCTGAATTGTTATTTTCTTCCCTAAGGTATCTAATTAAGTCCACGTATTAAAACTACCGTAAACGAGGGGCTATTATTTTCCACAAAACAATTTCCTTACATTTATCCCTCCAAAACCAAAAATAAATGTCAACTGCAAAAAAGGAATATAAACGAGTTACGGTAAAGTCTCTAGTGGACATGAAAAAGAACGGCGAGAAAATATCTATGCTCACGGCATATGATTATTCAATGGCCAAAATTGTAGACTCTGCCAATGTAGACGTTATTCTTGTGGGTGATTCTGCGAGTAACGTAATGGCCGGTCATGAAACCACATTGCCTATTACCCTTGATCAAATGATTTACCACGCTACTTCTGTTATCAGGGCAGTTGATAGAGCTCTGGTAGTGGTTGATATTCCCTTCGGAAGTTATCAAAGCGATCCCAAAGAAGCTTTGCGTTCTGCTATTCGAATTATGAAGGAGAGTGGTGCCCATGCCGTTAAATTAGAGGGAGGTATTGAAATTAAAGAATCGGTGAAGCGAATTTTGAACGCCGGTATTCCTGTAATGGGGCATTTGGGTCTTACCCCACAGTCCATTTACAAGTTCGGCACCTACACCGTACGGGCAAAAGAAGAACAGGAAGCAGAGAAACTGATGGAAGATGCCAAGCTTTTAGAACGATTAGGGTGTTTCAGCGTTGTTTT
This window harbors:
- a CDS encoding ketopantoate hydroxymethyltransferase, encoding MSTAKKEYKRVTVKSLVDMKKNGEKISMLTAYDYSMAKIVDSANVDVILVGDSASNVMAGHETTLPITLDQMIYHATSVIRAVDRALVVVDIPFGSYQSDPKEALRSAIRIMKESGAHAVKLEGGIEIKESVKRILNAGIPVMGHLGLTPQSIYKFGTYTVRAKEEQEAEKLMEDAKLLERLGCFSVVLEKIPAELTQKVSESISIPTIGIGGGKHADGQVLVIHDLLGMTHEFNPRFLRRYMNLYEDMGHAISQYVNDVKSRDFPNDQEQY